TTGTCAATTAAAACTGTCCTCTGCCAACAACATATGCCATGACCCTTGGGAACTTAATATGCCTTGAAATATTTACACTTTCAGTAAACTATAAAAATGTCATGGAATCTTATTAAGCTGAGTCCATATGTAGGAGACATTCCCTCTTTCATTCTAATACTAACATGGCAGTGCTTTAAATTTCCATTATTTGATCCTTTGTTGCTTGAATCAGTATATCTGTTGGAGCTGTCTCAAAGTACTGCCCTCCAGGTTCTCATGAAAGTTCATTGCTGATGTCAGATATTCGGTGCCTCCCTATGAATGCCACATTGCTCTTCACTTGTTTCATCATCATCCTGAATTCAGACCATAGTGCTGGTTTCTCATTTGTCGTTTTGATTTAATATATCAGGGATGGAAGGTGGGCCTGTTTTCAACAAGCATGCTGGTCTCATCGGTATTTTGACCAGTACCATATGATGGAAAGCTATAGGTATGGAAATTCAGGTGAGGAGAAACTCGAAAGCTATAGGTATGGAAATTCAGGTGAggagaaactctctctctctctctctctctctctctctctctctctctctctctatttcactTGTGTACTGTTAGGCCTACCAAAACGAGTAGCCAGGATGTCACTGACATGCCATTGGCATGTGGGGAGTTGACTCAGAGAGTAGGCAGCACATTTATTTTGTATGTAATGTACATCCTGTTGCTCTGTATAACAGCTTGTGGTCACATGGAATGCCATATCAACTGCTTGGAGGAATGAGCAGCAGAAAGTACAAAGAAGGACCAGAAGAAATCAGGATGGCTATGATATAAAGAAGGCAGGGTCATACAACAATACCGACTTCCATAGATTCCTCAATTACTACACACAGGAACTTCCAAAGACACATTGCTCCCCACCCTTTCCATTTGAGAAGGCTATGCCTTTCTATTGTTCTTGTCGTGGTAATTGATGGAAGAAGACAGGTGTTGGGAGAGCAATGTGTCTTTGGAAGTTCCCGTGTGTAGTACTCAACAATCAGGGCCTAATACCCACAAGTGCTCACACTCTACAGCAGTTGAGATTTCCAACCAAGCGTCCACTCAGTGGAATGGATGTAACCACATTCCCGACCATCTCCATATGTGAGCTAGAAAGAAGTGATGACAAAAACCGAAGGCAGTGGTCTTCTCCATCTTTGGTGGAGACTATGAATGGTTGTGTGGGGGATGTTATCGAGAAACGCTATGAACGATTGTATGTTCGTCTAGATCATACAGAGCCCCCTCTTTGGTGTTATGCTACAGCTGTGTATGTTTCTAAGGGACCCTTGGACGTTGCATTGCTGCAACTGGAGTCTTTTCCAAATCAACTCCGCCCAATCACTccacactttggatgtccatctCCAGGATCGAAGACATTTGTCACTGGACATTGTCTCTTTGGACCAACGTCAGGTGAGATGAATTTGTTACTCTTCCCTTTTCCGCTGTATATTTCAAAAGGTATTAGTATGAAATCCCCCTGTTTTCATTCTCTATAGATTCCTCCCCTCTATTTTACATAGAAACTAATTGTAGACCCACCGTAGCACGTGTATATTATCTAACCCATTCGGCGTGGTCACTCCATGAAAATGGGtcgccccaaaaatcagggtgATCCAACCATTAACCACCATGTAAATTCGGAGGCTTTTGGGtggctgtccattgttttctattatctaacccattggatcagcctgatttttttttgggCGTATAGTATTTTTTGGAGTGACCCTGCTAGACGTGTTGGATACCGtttatacataatggtgggcccccacaTGCAGGGAAAATGAACCCCTTATCACAAGTGATTGTTGTCATTTGCTAGGTACCTGCA
This region of Magnolia sinica isolate HGM2019 chromosome 1, MsV1, whole genome shotgun sequence genomic DNA includes:
- the LOC131244260 gene encoding glyoxysomal processing protease, glyoxysomal-like, whose amino-acid sequence is MGSVLSISVGAVSKYCPPGSHESSLLMSDIRCLPMNATLLFTCFIIILNSDHSAGFSFLVVTWNAISTAWRNEQQKVQRRTRRNQDGYDIKKAGSYNNTDFHRFLNYYTQELPKTHCSPPFPFEKAMPFYCSCRVLNNQGLIPTSAHTLQQLRFPTKRPLSGMDVTTFPTISICELERSDDKNRRQWSSPSLVETMNGCVGDVIEKRYERLYVRLDHTEPPLWCYATAVYVSKGPLDVALLQLESFPNQLRPITPHFGCPSPGSKTFVTGHCLFGPTSGLYPFVYSGVVARVVEEAYSSGVPVMLETTVASHPGSSGGAVVNSDGHMIGLATGRLGTIPFLDFSIPSEALRLIFDFSRGIGDLSILQQAMDKPNEFLSSVWGLKQQPSSQRLGPFPYLPKSLVEKINEGKGSRFVNFLAKKRAETFPGEPPPSMDKPIKEEFLTKILPSNL